One segment of Aquimarina sp. BL5 DNA contains the following:
- the trmB gene encoding tRNA (guanosine(46)-N7)-methyltransferase TrmB: protein MGSKNKLKRFNENKTFQNVVEPTREEVLNNSLGYKGKWREKFFKNENPIVLELGCGKGEYTVGLAEKYPDKNFIGIDIKGARFWRGAKTAIEKEMNNVGFIRTQIELVDHIFETNEIDEIWITFPDPQIKYKRTKHRMTNHQFLQRYKKVLKPDGIMHLKTDSEFMHGYTLGLLHGEGHEVLYANHNVYHQEGSPEEVTSIQTFYEKQYLEKNKPITYIQFKIT from the coding sequence GTGGGAAGCAAGAATAAATTAAAACGTTTTAACGAAAACAAAACTTTTCAGAATGTAGTAGAACCTACCAGAGAAGAGGTGCTGAATAATTCTTTGGGGTATAAAGGAAAATGGAGAGAGAAGTTCTTTAAGAATGAAAATCCAATTGTATTAGAATTAGGGTGTGGTAAGGGTGAGTATACTGTAGGGTTGGCAGAAAAGTATCCTGATAAGAATTTTATAGGGATAGATATCAAAGGAGCTCGTTTTTGGCGTGGAGCTAAAACGGCTATAGAGAAAGAAATGAACAATGTAGGCTTTATTCGAACTCAGATAGAATTAGTAGATCATATATTCGAGACTAATGAAATTGATGAGATATGGATAACCTTTCCGGATCCTCAAATAAAATATAAAAGGACAAAGCATAGAATGACTAACCATCAGTTTTTGCAACGCTATAAGAAAGTTCTCAAACCGGACGGGATCATGCATCTTAAGACAGACAGTGAATTTATGCATGGATATACACTAGGCTTGTTACATGGAGAAGGACATGAAGTATTATATGCTAATCATAATGTGTATCATCAAGAGGGGTCACCAGAGGAAGTAACATCGATCCAGACTTTTTATGAAAAACAATACTTAGAAAAAAATAAACCCATAACTTACATCCAGTTTAAAATTACCTAA
- a CDS encoding cell wall metabolism sensor histidine kinase WalK, translating into MAENFKRSYRFAYLSSLYITLLLTLLMSVFLYVQDQFNFLFVVIFVIICYGVSFLIIQYRVQKFIYRRVRKIYDDIEMLDVDTVGESPVTTDMKTLIKEVEKFAQKRKTEIETLKVREDYRKEFMGNVSHELKTPLFTVQGYILTLLDGAMDDPAILDKYLNRANKGVERLIYIVKDLDMITKLEVGDLNLNYTNFDIIELVQSVFDLFEMKASKKNIALTFDMNYQDSVMVHADKERIQQVLSNLIVNSIKYGKEDGTTEVSIENLIRNKVIVRVTDNGEGIAQAHIPRLFERFYRVDKSGSRKEGGSGLGLAIVKHIIEAHHERIYVESDYRIGSEFSFTLEKVKKFPVVDVSTKTT; encoded by the coding sequence ATGGCAGAAAATTTTAAGAGATCGTATAGGTTTGCTTACCTGTCGTCTTTATATATAACATTATTACTAACGCTCTTAATGAGCGTTTTTTTGTACGTTCAAGATCAATTCAATTTTCTATTCGTAGTAATTTTCGTTATCATATGTTATGGAGTATCTTTTCTAATAATTCAGTACCGAGTTCAGAAATTTATTTATCGTAGAGTCCGAAAAATATATGACGATATCGAAATGCTGGATGTTGATACTGTTGGTGAAAGTCCAGTAACTACAGATATGAAAACTTTGATCAAAGAAGTTGAAAAATTTGCCCAGAAACGAAAGACTGAAATAGAGACCTTAAAAGTCAGAGAAGATTATCGTAAAGAATTTATGGGGAATGTTTCTCATGAGCTTAAAACACCATTGTTTACGGTACAAGGATATATATTAACACTTCTCGATGGAGCAATGGATGACCCCGCAATTCTGGATAAATATCTTAATCGTGCTAATAAGGGAGTAGAGCGTCTTATTTATATAGTGAAAGATCTTGACATGATTACTAAACTAGAAGTAGGTGATCTGAATCTTAATTATACCAATTTTGATATTATTGAACTGGTGCAGAGTGTTTTTGATTTATTCGAAATGAAGGCGTCAAAAAAGAACATAGCGTTAACTTTTGACATGAATTATCAGGATTCTGTTATGGTCCACGCAGATAAAGAGAGAATTCAACAAGTATTATCCAACTTAATCGTTAATTCTATTAAGTACGGAAAAGAAGATGGTACCACGGAGGTTAGTATAGAGAATTTAATTCGAAATAAGGTCATTGTCAGGGTTACTGATAATGGAGAAGGGATTGCACAAGCACACATCCCTAGATTATTCGAACGTTTTTATCGAGTAGATAAAAGTGGTTCCCGTAAAGAAGGTGGTTCTGGACTGGGATTAGCTATCGTTAAACATATTATTGAAGCGCACCACGAACGTATCTATGTAGAAAGTGATTATCGAATAGGAAGTGAATTTTCATTTACTTTGGAAAAAGTGAAAAAGTTCCCCGTAGTCGATGTCAGTACTAAAACTACTTAA
- a CDS encoding glycosyltransferase, whose amino-acid sequence MSKKVLVAPLNWGLGHATRCIPIINALINEGLEPVIASDGAALALLKKEFPDLKSEEIPSYNIEYSKKASNFKLKMLLNSPKIAHTITAEKKITKRIIESDDFYGIISDNRMGVRHKSIPSVFITHQLTVLSGKTTSISTKIHSKYIKKFDVCWVPDMADDPSLSGELGHPKRSNIPVTYLGPLSRFTYQNLPKKYDIMVLLSGPEPQRTMLEKKLFQEFERSDKKIVFVRGIIEETQKTYVKNNIIIHNYLTGNALQDTINSSNIIISRSGYTTVMDLAKLKKKAFFIPTPGQFEQEYLAQRLTNNKLVPSCKQNEFTLKKLYNLNAYKGLSSFSTDIDYGELFHFFQSK is encoded by the coding sequence TTGAGCAAAAAAGTACTTGTAGCGCCACTTAATTGGGGATTGGGTCATGCGACTCGTTGTATCCCAATAATAAATGCCTTGATTAATGAAGGTTTAGAACCTGTTATAGCTTCAGATGGAGCAGCACTTGCTCTATTAAAAAAGGAGTTTCCTGATTTAAAATCAGAAGAAATTCCTTCCTATAACATAGAGTACTCAAAGAAAGCTAGTAATTTTAAATTAAAAATGCTCTTAAATAGCCCTAAAATAGCCCACACTATTACTGCCGAAAAAAAAATAACAAAGCGCATAATAGAATCTGATGATTTTTATGGTATTATTTCTGATAATAGAATGGGAGTGCGACACAAGAGTATACCTTCTGTATTCATTACCCATCAGCTCACGGTTCTTAGTGGAAAAACAACCTCGATTAGCACAAAAATCCATAGTAAATATATCAAGAAATTTGATGTATGCTGGGTTCCTGATATGGCTGACGACCCAAGTCTAAGCGGCGAACTTGGCCATCCAAAAAGAAGCAACATTCCTGTAACATATCTTGGACCATTAAGCAGATTTACCTATCAAAATTTACCCAAAAAATATGATATTATGGTATTACTCTCGGGTCCTGAACCCCAGAGAACCATGTTAGAAAAAAAGCTTTTTCAAGAATTCGAACGGAGCGATAAAAAAATAGTATTTGTTAGAGGTATAATTGAAGAAACACAAAAAACATATGTAAAAAACAACATAATCATTCATAATTATCTTACTGGCAATGCACTACAGGATACTATTAATAGCAGTAATATTATTATTTCTAGGTCAGGATATACTACCGTTATGGATCTAGCCAAATTGAAGAAAAAAGCATTTTTTATACCAACTCCTGGACAATTTGAGCAAGAATATCTAGCACAACGCCTTACCAATAACAAGCTTGTGCCTAGTTGTAAACAGAATGAATTTACATTGAAAAAATTATACAATCTAAATGCTTATAAAGGATTAAGTAGTTTTAGTACTGACATCGACTACGGGGAACTTTTTCACTTTTTCCAAAGTAAATGA
- a CDS encoding toxin-antitoxin system YwqK family antitoxin → MKNLLLTLAILFSGVIMAQEAKPTFEKQGDAIKGTYFYENGEVRQQGFYNKEGKLHGEWKSYDATGKKIAMGQYTNGFKTGKWFFWSNEKLSEVNYTDNNIASVTTWSNKSDVVVNYNDN, encoded by the coding sequence ATGAAAAATTTACTCTTAACACTAGCAATCCTTTTTTCAGGAGTAATTATGGCACAAGAAGCAAAACCTACTTTCGAAAAGCAAGGTGATGCTATCAAAGGCACTTACTTTTACGAAAACGGCGAGGTACGTCAGCAGGGATTTTATAACAAAGAAGGAAAACTTCACGGAGAATGGAAATCTTATGATGCAACTGGTAAGAAAATTGCTATGGGACAATATACTAATGGATTTAAGACAGGAAAATGGTTTTTCTGGAGTAACGAAAAACTATCAGAAGTAAATTATACTGATAATAATATTGCTTCCGTAACCACTTGGTCTAACAAAAGCGATGTAGTTGTCAATTACAACGATAATTAA
- a CDS encoding multidrug transporter, translating into MKANIFLLKITVIAMLFAACASDDTSDITININGDGSPVDPTSEVIGGTLTEDLTLESNTEYSLTSALIVPEGFTLTVEPGVVVRAATGSDVYIAVLQGGIINAEGTSSNPIVFTSATSTPNPGDWGGLILLGKAPINSVVGGDATSTSEIGGLPYGGSAVDDNSGILRYVRIEYSGGAADAASENNGFSFYAVGNGTTIEYIQAFEGADDGVEFFGGTVNASFISVVGAQDDSVDWTEGFTGTLTNVYIEHRQSHDKGIEGDGFNTDIGNNSNPVFWSAPTVTNLTINGLGSSNENEAIRLRAGTRAIFTNVLLEGFAEGFDLDDTETGNGVLSNETSVTNITFDDITLTLKNDTGTTFGEADVITGVGNGTGADYNSWNSGWTRN; encoded by the coding sequence ATGAAAGCAAACATATTTCTTTTAAAAATCACTGTCATTGCAATGCTTTTCGCAGCGTGTGCAAGTGACGATACATCAGACATAACGATTAACATCAATGGTGACGGTTCTCCTGTTGATCCTACGAGTGAAGTTATAGGAGGTACTCTTACAGAAGACCTTACTCTTGAGTCAAATACTGAGTACTCGCTTACTAGCGCTCTTATTGTTCCTGAAGGATTCACGTTAACTGTAGAACCTGGTGTAGTTGTACGTGCAGCAACCGGATCTGATGTATACATCGCTGTATTACAAGGAGGAATAATTAACGCAGAAGGAACTTCTTCTAACCCTATTGTATTTACTTCTGCTACCTCAACTCCAAATCCTGGAGACTGGGGAGGTCTAATCTTATTAGGTAAAGCACCGATAAACTCTGTTGTTGGAGGAGACGCAACTTCTACTTCCGAAATTGGAGGATTACCATATGGTGGTAGTGCAGTAGATGACAACTCAGGGATCCTTAGATACGTTCGTATCGAATATTCTGGTGGTGCAGCAGATGCAGCTTCAGAAAATAATGGGTTTTCGTTCTACGCAGTAGGAAACGGAACTACAATAGAATACATACAAGCTTTTGAAGGAGCAGATGATGGAGTAGAGTTTTTTGGAGGAACAGTGAACGCTTCATTTATATCTGTTGTAGGCGCACAGGATGATTCTGTAGACTGGACTGAAGGATTTACTGGAACATTAACAAATGTATATATCGAGCATAGACAATCTCATGATAAAGGAATAGAAGGTGACGGTTTTAATACAGATATAGGAAACAACTCAAATCCTGTATTTTGGTCAGCTCCTACAGTTACAAACCTAACCATTAATGGACTTGGTTCTTCTAACGAGAATGAAGCAATCAGATTACGTGCTGGAACAAGAGCTATATTTACAAATGTACTGTTAGAAGGTTTTGCAGAAGGTTTTGACCTTGATGATACCGAGACTGGAAACGGTGTATTAAGCAATGAAACTTCTGTTACAAATATCACCTTTGACGATATTACACTAACTCTTAAAAATGACACTGGAACTACTTTTGGAGAAGCAGATGTAATCACAGGTGTTGGTAATGGAACCGGTGCAGATTACAACTCATGGAATTCTGGATGGACTCGTAACTAA
- a CDS encoding TonB-dependent receptor: protein MRKIVILCALFVVGIVSAQETGSIAGTLLDKEANNQPLPFANVLIKGTSKGTTTDFDGLYTIENLDPGTYVVEFSFVGYETLEKEVIVKPNETTTVNASISASAAALDEVVIKTTSRKKESVQALLLDQKGAIVQKQSIGAQELSNKGVSNAAGAVTKISGISKQEGGGNVYVRGLGDRYLNTTFNGLSLPANNVDKKNIDLGLFSSDVIQNIGVSKTYAANFYGDFAAGNVDIIAKEHVGKAYINVDLGNTINTAAIGEKFVKSEGTGFFGFYNRYKNDPFAVVLSHGIDPISSEGPVGLSGSITAGKSWEIGEESKLSIFGTASFGSSYEYARGQAANVTAAENQIFRDAESFEYSRTTTAMTNIVYSINPDHRIKFTSLFINDATDEVGRFGIDGKGFNRNTIADIDDFGFFTQNVQFEQDMIYVNQLSGVSNINEKIKVDYGIGFNSVLARQPDRKRIAIEQFDLALDNDPTTNPVLFRNVDFDNQRYFQNIEDQEWNGRINVAYEQSENLSFNFGYNGRIKQRDFDNQRFGLSILEPRTEVTDVNDFNSIFNIDNLGVTYNTVVINALDPSAGLGNTNLPGLPENTYTGNLDIHALYANAIYKYGEKWTFVPGLRVESFKQSIEYDVINLAFNNPGSNEATETFFLPSLNVKYALNEDQNLRFSVSRTVSNPEFKEVAPFVYENVTDRIGGNPDLLNDPAFSSIINLDLKYEWFFNKGQIFSVAAFAKQINDPVNLVSANDATGTQRFFRTGDKAEVFGIELEARKALLLNTEEESLLSAGLNVTYTATKQDLKTISGTFNTNFNRDSDQLQGASPFLINADVSYTPTFGDYKPVANLVFSYFSDRIDALGAGQLGNIVEKGVPTLDFVWKNKVRDNFEINLSVKNLLNPTIERVRENATISEDVLTTLGIPFSRNANNEINPIDEFALSSYKRGVNIGLQFKYTF, encoded by the coding sequence ATGAGAAAAATTGTAATTCTCTGTGCACTATTCGTTGTTGGAATAGTTAGTGCGCAGGAAACCGGCTCTATAGCTGGTACTTTGCTTGATAAAGAAGCAAATAATCAACCTTTACCTTTTGCCAATGTATTGATAAAGGGAACTAGTAAAGGAACAACCACTGATTTTGATGGATTGTATACCATTGAAAATTTAGACCCTGGAACATACGTTGTAGAATTTAGTTTTGTTGGATATGAAACACTTGAAAAAGAAGTTATCGTAAAACCAAATGAAACTACTACTGTAAACGCATCAATTAGTGCTAGTGCAGCAGCCTTAGATGAAGTTGTTATCAAAACGACTAGTAGAAAAAAAGAAAGTGTGCAAGCACTTCTTTTAGACCAAAAAGGTGCTATAGTTCAGAAACAGAGCATTGGAGCTCAGGAACTTTCGAACAAAGGTGTGAGTAACGCTGCTGGAGCCGTTACTAAAATTTCTGGAATCTCAAAACAAGAAGGAGGAGGTAATGTTTATGTTAGAGGTCTTGGAGATAGATATCTGAACACCACATTCAATGGTTTATCATTACCCGCAAATAATGTAGACAAGAAAAATATAGATCTTGGTCTCTTCTCATCTGATGTTATTCAGAACATCGGCGTAAGCAAAACATATGCTGCTAATTTTTATGGAGATTTTGCAGCAGGTAATGTAGATATTATCGCCAAAGAACATGTGGGAAAAGCATATATTAATGTTGATCTAGGTAATACAATAAACACAGCTGCAATCGGAGAAAAGTTCGTAAAAAGTGAAGGAACGGGATTCTTTGGATTTTACAATAGATATAAAAATGATCCATTTGCTGTTGTACTATCTCACGGTATTGATCCTATTTCATCAGAAGGACCGGTTGGACTTTCTGGATCAATTACAGCGGGAAAATCCTGGGAAATTGGTGAGGAATCAAAACTAAGCATCTTTGGAACCGCTTCTTTTGGAAGTAGTTACGAATACGCAAGAGGACAAGCGGCAAATGTTACTGCCGCAGAGAATCAAATATTTAGAGATGCTGAAAGCTTTGAATATAGCCGCACTACTACCGCAATGACAAACATTGTATATAGTATTAATCCTGATCATAGAATAAAGTTTACTTCCTTATTCATTAATGATGCAACAGACGAAGTAGGTCGTTTTGGAATTGATGGGAAAGGATTTAATCGAAATACTATTGCAGATATTGACGACTTTGGTTTTTTTACTCAAAATGTACAATTTGAGCAGGATATGATCTATGTTAACCAACTATCTGGAGTTAGTAACATTAATGAAAAAATAAAAGTAGATTACGGAATTGGTTTTAATAGTGTTCTTGCTCGTCAACCAGACAGAAAACGAATCGCTATAGAACAGTTCGACCTAGCCCTAGATAATGATCCAACTACAAACCCAGTTCTTTTCCGTAACGTAGATTTTGATAACCAACGTTATTTTCAAAATATCGAAGATCAAGAATGGAACGGTCGTATAAACGTAGCATACGAGCAATCAGAAAATTTGTCCTTCAATTTTGGATACAATGGACGTATAAAACAGCGTGATTTTGATAATCAACGTTTTGGATTAAGTATTCTTGAACCAAGAACAGAAGTTACTGATGTTAATGATTTTAATTCAATTTTTAATATTGATAATCTGGGTGTTACCTATAATACAGTAGTGATAAATGCTTTAGATCCTTCAGCTGGATTAGGAAACACAAACCTTCCGGGGCTTCCAGAAAACACCTATACCGGAAACTTAGATATACACGCCTTATATGCTAATGCAATCTATAAATACGGAGAAAAGTGGACATTTGTTCCTGGATTGCGTGTAGAATCATTCAAACAAAGCATTGAATACGATGTAATCAATCTTGCATTTAACAATCCTGGAAGTAATGAAGCTACAGAAACGTTCTTCTTACCAAGTTTAAATGTAAAATATGCATTAAACGAGGATCAAAATTTACGTTTTTCTGTGAGTAGAACAGTTTCTAATCCAGAATTTAAAGAGGTTGCTCCATTTGTATATGAAAATGTAACTGATCGTATCGGTGGTAATCCAGACCTATTAAATGATCCTGCATTCTCTTCTATTATCAATCTAGATTTAAAATACGAATGGTTCTTTAATAAAGGTCAGATATTTTCTGTTGCTGCTTTTGCAAAACAAATTAATGATCCTGTAAACTTAGTATCTGCGAATGATGCTACAGGAACACAACGTTTCTTTAGAACAGGAGATAAAGCAGAAGTTTTTGGTATTGAATTAGAAGCGCGTAAAGCATTGTTATTAAATACTGAAGAAGAAAGTCTTCTTTCTGCAGGTCTAAACGTTACGTACACAGCTACAAAACAAGATTTAAAAACTATTTCAGGAACCTTCAATACCAATTTTAATAGAGATTCTGATCAACTACAAGGTGCATCACCATTTTTGATCAATGCTGATGTAAGTTATACTCCAACTTTTGGAGATTATAAGCCTGTAGCAAACCTTGTATTCTCTTATTTTTCTGATCGTATCGATGCATTAGGAGCAGGACAATTAGGAAACATAGTTGAAAAGGGAGTGCCGACATTAGATTTCGTTTGGAAAAACAAAGTACGTGACAACTTTGAAATTAACCTTAGTGTTAAAAACTTGTTGAACCCAACGATTGAAAGAGTTCGTGAAAACGCTACGATATCAGAAGATGTACTTACCACTTTAGGCATTCCATTTAGTAGAAATGCAAATAATGAAATCAATCCAATAGATGAATTTGCGCTATCTAGTTATAAAAGAGGAGTAAATATCGGATTACAATTTAAATATACATTTTAA
- a CDS encoding inorganic phosphate transporter — protein MNDIYILMIIALAMLAIADLVVGVSNDAVNFLNSAIGSKAISFRTIMIVASLGIAAGAIFSSGLMEVARKGIFVPSEFYFDEIMIIFMAVMITDILLLDFFNTLGMPTSTTVSIVFELLGAAVCVALIKIAADSSLSFGDLGNYINTKKAGEIITGILLSVVVAFSIGAIVQYVSRLLLSFNFEKKAKWVGALFGGVALTAILYFIFIKGIKGTNYAKIVVDTFTNDTGLGFLEWANIHFESSYETVKEMIADKKDLFKIDADAGTIATTLRGFLETNVLLIVAAGFGLLSLLSYAVMSVFKTNIYKLIIIVGTFALALAFAGNDLVNFIGVPIAAWEGYQMWNDSGILANEYLMTSLSGKAETPTLLLLAAGLIMVLTLWFSSKARNVVKTSIDLSRQGDGDEKFRPNFLSRGVVRGTVFISEVISSITPESFKKFSDKQFEEQALPVTARKEDMPAFDMVRAAVNLMVAGVLISIATSMKLPLSTTYVTFMVAMGTSLADRAWGTESAVYRVAGVLNVIGGWFFTAISAFLAAALIAFLINFNQPIMTGVLLLVAVLLLVRNTIKYRNKARANKAEDSLKKSESSSIQGVIEESADNIKSFVNRGNKIYGNTIDSLAKYDLTSLKKSRKGIAKLETEVEELRDSIFYFIKNLDETSVGASSFYISILGYLEDITQSLEYISKTSHKHVNNNHKKLRFNQIKDLKEIEDELQEFFISIKDVFDSREFGGLNGIIEEKQKLFTLVNDKINKQVERTRTEESSPKNTTLYFGLLMETKDLITATMNLLTTYRDHQD, from the coding sequence ATGAACGACATTTATATTTTGATGATTATTGCTTTGGCTATGTTAGCCATTGCAGATCTGGTAGTTGGAGTCAGTAATGATGCCGTAAATTTTTTAAATTCAGCGATAGGTTCTAAAGCGATATCCTTTAGAACTATTATGATAGTTGCAAGTTTAGGGATAGCTGCGGGGGCTATTTTTTCTAGTGGATTAATGGAGGTCGCTCGTAAGGGGATTTTTGTACCTAGTGAATTTTATTTTGATGAGATCATGATTATTTTCATGGCGGTTATGATTACAGATATATTACTCCTTGATTTTTTCAATACACTTGGTATGCCAACTTCGACTACGGTTTCTATTGTTTTCGAATTATTAGGAGCCGCTGTATGCGTTGCTTTGATTAAAATTGCTGCAGATTCATCCCTTTCTTTTGGAGATTTAGGAAATTATATTAACACTAAAAAAGCAGGTGAAATCATTACAGGGATATTACTCTCTGTAGTTGTTGCGTTTTCCATTGGGGCAATTGTACAATATGTATCACGATTATTGTTGTCATTTAATTTTGAAAAAAAAGCAAAATGGGTAGGAGCGTTATTTGGAGGGGTTGCATTAACTGCAATACTTTATTTTATTTTTATTAAAGGTATTAAGGGAACTAATTATGCTAAAATAGTTGTTGATACATTCACAAATGATACTGGATTAGGTTTCTTAGAGTGGGCTAATATTCATTTTGAAAGTTCTTATGAAACAGTCAAAGAAATGATTGCTGATAAGAAAGATCTCTTTAAGATTGATGCAGATGCTGGTACAATCGCTACTACTTTAAGAGGGTTTTTAGAGACTAATGTTTTATTAATTGTTGCTGCAGGCTTTGGGCTATTATCTTTACTTTCCTATGCAGTTATGAGTGTTTTTAAAACAAATATTTATAAACTCATTATTATTGTAGGAACTTTTGCCTTGGCATTAGCCTTTGCTGGAAATGATTTAGTAAACTTTATCGGAGTGCCGATAGCTGCTTGGGAAGGATACCAAATGTGGAATGATTCTGGGATTCTTGCAAACGAATATCTCATGACTTCACTAAGTGGTAAGGCAGAGACACCAACTTTATTGTTACTAGCAGCTGGACTTATTATGGTCTTAACACTATGGTTTTCGTCCAAAGCGAGAAACGTAGTTAAGACATCTATCGATTTATCACGTCAAGGAGATGGGGATGAAAAATTTCGTCCTAACTTTCTATCCAGAGGTGTCGTAAGAGGGACGGTATTTATTTCTGAAGTTATATCTTCTATTACACCGGAGTCATTTAAGAAATTTTCTGATAAACAGTTTGAAGAACAGGCATTGCCTGTTACTGCGAGAAAGGAAGATATGCCGGCTTTTGATATGGTGCGAGCAGCGGTTAATCTTATGGTAGCTGGAGTTTTAATTTCTATTGCAACTTCTATGAAATTGCCGTTATCAACAACCTATGTAACCTTTATGGTTGCAATGGGTACATCTTTAGCAGATAGAGCTTGGGGAACTGAGAGCGCGGTGTATCGAGTAGCAGGAGTTCTAAATGTAATCGGAGGATGGTTCTTTACCGCGATAAGTGCATTTTTGGCGGCAGCACTTATTGCTTTCCTCATTAATTTTAATCAACCGATCATGACAGGTGTGCTACTATTAGTAGCAGTACTTTTATTGGTTAGGAATACGATTAAGTATCGTAACAAGGCAAGAGCGAATAAAGCGGAGGATAGTCTTAAGAAATCAGAAAGTAGTTCAATACAAGGGGTTATTGAAGAAAGTGCAGATAATATTAAATCTTTTGTAAATAGAGGAAATAAAATTTATGGCAATACAATAGATAGTTTGGCAAAATATGATCTAACATCTCTTAAAAAGAGCAGAAAGGGAATTGCAAAACTAGAAACAGAAGTAGAAGAACTTAGAGATAGTATTTTTTATTTTATCAAAAACCTTGACGAAACTAGTGTTGGTGCAAGTAGTTTTTATATTTCCATTTTAGGGTACCTGGAGGATATTACCCAGTCACTTGAGTATATTTCTAAGACTAGTCATAAGCATGTCAATAATAATCATAAAAAATTAAGATTTAATCAGATTAAGGATCTTAAGGAGATTGAAGATGAATTGCAAGAATTTTTTATTAGTATTAAAGATGTTTTTGATAGCAGAGAGTTTGGCGGTCTTAATGGTATTATAGAAGAAAAACAAAAATTGTTTACTTTAGTAAATGATAAAATTAATAAGCAGGTAGAACGAACCAGAACAGAAGAAAGTAGTCCTAAAAATACGACGCTTTATTTCGGACTACTCATGGAGACAAAAGATCTCATAACAGCTACCATGAATTTGTTAACTACCTACAGAGATCACCAGGATTGA
- a CDS encoding response regulator transcription factor, whose product MNKKDITILLVDDEPDILEIVGYNLTAEGYNVLTAENGIEAVKIAKKKNPHLIILDVMMPEMDGIEACEQIRKIPDLQNTIITFLTARGEDYSQVAGFDAGADDYITKPIRPKVLVSKVKALLRRLKEDDSSDNVVKIGNLVINRDEYKIIKDKKEIILPRKEFELLSLLASKPGKVFKREDILDKVWGNEVIVGGRTIDVHIRKLREKLGDDSFKTIKGVGYKFVI is encoded by the coding sequence ATGAATAAAAAGGATATTACGATTTTACTAGTAGATGATGAGCCGGATATTTTAGAAATTGTAGGCTATAATCTAACAGCAGAAGGCTATAATGTCTTAACAGCTGAGAATGGTATTGAGGCCGTTAAAATTGCTAAAAAGAAAAACCCGCATTTGATCATACTTGATGTAATGATGCCTGAGATGGATGGTATCGAAGCTTGCGAGCAGATTCGTAAAATACCAGATTTACAGAATACAATTATCACCTTTTTAACCGCACGCGGAGAAGATTATTCTCAAGTAGCAGGTTTTGATGCTGGTGCGGATGATTATATTACAAAACCCATTCGTCCTAAAGTCTTAGTAAGTAAAGTAAAAGCTTTACTGCGTAGGTTAAAAGAAGATGATTCATCTGATAATGTGGTAAAGATAGGAAACCTTGTTATTAATAGGGATGAATATAAGATCATTAAGGATAAAAAGGAGATTATATTACCTAGGAAAGAGTTCGAATTATTATCTTTATTGGCCTCAAAGCCTGGTAAGGTCTTTAAAAGAGAAGATATTTTGGATAAAGTCTGGGGTAACGAGGTTATTGTTGGAGGACGTACAATAGATGTACACATCCGAAAGCTTAGAGAGAAACTAGGTGATGATAGTTTCAAAACCATAAAAGGAGTCGGCTACAAGTTTGTAATATAA